One Oryza brachyantha chromosome 3, ObraRS2, whole genome shotgun sequence DNA segment encodes these proteins:
- the LOC102717688 gene encoding serine-rich adhesin for platelets-like, whose amino-acid sequence MSKVLERRNSFSGSTPTISAADSRKNEKTTPHYLRASKGSCHDLCKYGHKSPEEEKKFSTSGGRRKKLPSHLNNQTLHRSAILDRSKDVRHKNLSLVKSSISLGESECIVPKKTSANLKGSSDHLVPHSSSSADHKNVNLDGRKKHPTFAQKSSADSGSSNGVPKLDKKLAMPNKGTIAPAKLKLAEMPQLEKSRTLEKVRTVKQSSIKRPTSLPTKLNLIKQVPAPSQASSYLLSSKGKRVVKGELTSPSATLTGVRRSNSGKTGRSLMSSSKPSVNGKEALDMSISPFFVDSKMDVSVVIQEDDVQDSFTRCHHVESTLAGVSSHTTECVDESRREPEETTIPVSGDDGMKGDRKNEASGNETPLQGSIIVDLLQSSDNQELKHALNKYDSIHNQGDKNAINSHALEAEDSQTDSVVGNSLSTENSSETEADGVKVNASMETQFAEGNKEEGAHESLQESIEQLVVGGKHAEEPGSFLGSTSGNTVEDIKADEIFEGWTNSSSSHCQPISETSSDGELLVEPKSVQIEPSDSTVQADGLLISSTGDTFEQDELKPVIFLRQSPEELSEDEFYEEYDFVLSESDESCTEDEGAMISKNSEDHLKADGQLPKRTSTLEQDDASDTPYKLKFKRGKIVELEPDSNGPRRLKFRRRSASEVSSNEGQSARRIYRRNSTKDVGPSNLDVESPGVKLRHQDTQEKKDAQGLFNNVIEETASKLVESRKSKVKALVGAFETVILLQDGKPASSTPQAGNSPNTFHDDEGKAPEQAA is encoded by the coding sequence ATGTCCAAAGTATTGGAAAGAAGAAATTCATTTAGTGGTAGCACTCCTACAATTTCTGCTGCAGATTCAAGAAAGAATGAGAAAACGACACCACATTATCTAAGAGCTTCTAAAGGCTCTTGCCATGATTTATGCAAATATGGACACAAAAGTCctgaagaagagaagaaatttTCAACTTCAGGAGGCAGGAGAAAGAAACTCCCTAGTCATTTAAATAATCAGACGTTGCACAGATCAGCCATCTTGGATAGATCGAAGGATGTCAGGCATAAAAATCTTTCTCTAGTCAAGTCAAGCATATCTCTGGGAGAATCTGAATGCATTGTTCCCAAGAAAACATCAGCAAATTTGAAAGGATCCTCTGATCATTTGGTTCCACACAGTTCTTCATCAGCTGATCACAAAAACGTGAACCTTGATGGAAGAAAGAAGCACCCAACATTTGCACAGAAGTCTTCAGCTGATTCAGGATCTTCCAATGGAGTTCCTAAACTTGACAAAAAATTAGCAATGCCAAACAAGGGAACCATTGCGCCCGCCAAGTTGAAGCTAGCAGAGATGCCACAACTGGAGAAATCTAGAACTTTGGAAAAGGTCAGAACGGTCAAGCAATCATCTATTAAGAGGCCGACTTCATTGCCTACTAAGCTTAACTTGATTAAGCAAGTGCCTGCGCCATCTCAGGCTTCTAGTTATCTACTTTCTTCAAAAGGTAAACGCGTTGTAAAGGGAGAGCTTACATCTCCATCAGCAACACTTACTGGTGTGCGGAGAAGTAACAGTGGTAAAACTGGAAGAAGTCTTATGAGTTCAAGCAAGCCAAGTGTCAATGGAAAAGAAGCCTTGGATATGTCCATATCACCATTCTTTGTGGATTCCAAGATGGATGTTTCTGTTGTAATACAAGAAGATGATGTACAAGATTCATTCACGAGATGCCATCATGTGGAGTCAACACTGGCAGGAGTATCTTCACATACCACTGAATGTGTTGATGAATCTCGACGAGAACCTGAAGAAACAACTATACCTGTTTCAGGGGATGATGGCATGAAAGGTGATAGGAAGAATGAAGCATCAGGAAATGAAACCCCCCTGCAAGGCTCCATCATTGTTGACTTGCTGCAATCATCGGATAATCAGGAACTCAAGCATGCACTGAACAAATATGACTCAATACATAATCAAGGAGACAAAAATGCTATTAATAGTCATGCTCTAGAGGCAGAAGACAGCCAAACAGATTCAGTTGTGGGTAACTCTTTATCAACTGAAAATAGTTCAGAAACTGAAGCTGATGGAGTGAAAGTCAACGCTAGCATGGAGACTCAATTCGCTGAAGGTAACAAAGAAGAGGGAGCCCATGAAAGCCTTCAAGAATCTATAGAACAGTTGGTAGTTGGTGGAAAACATGCTGAGGAGCCTGGGTCTTTCCTTGGTTCCACCTCCGGAAATACAGTGGAAGATATCAAGGCTGATGAAATATTTGAGGGTTGGACTAATAGCAGTTCTTCACACTGCCAACCAATTTCAGAAACTTCATCAGATGGTGAACTTCTGGTGGAGCCAAAGTCCGTGCAGATTGAACCAAGTGATTCTACTGTACAAGCAGATGGGCTACTGATTTCCAGTACTGGCGACACCTTTGAACAGGATGAATTGAAACCAGTGATTTTTCTTCGACAGTCACCTGAAGAACTATCAGAGGATGAGTTCTATGAAGAATATGATTTTGTGTTAAGTGAATCCGATGAATCTTGTACAGAAGATGAAGGAGCAATGATCAGTAAAAACAGTGAGGACCATTTAAAGGCTGATGGGCAACTACCAAAAAGAACCTCAACACTTGAACAGGATGATGCTAGTGACACACCTTATAAATTGAAATTCAAGAGAGGTAAAATTGTTGAACTCGAGCCAGATAGTAATGGTCCAAGAAGACTCAAATTCAGAAGAAGATCTGCAAGTGAAGTTTCAAGCAATGAAGGCCAGTCAGCTAGAAGAATTTATAGGAGGAACAGCACAAAAGATGTTGGACCTTCTAACCTAGACGTGGAATCTCCTGGTGTCAAACTGCGGCACCAAGACACACAAGAGAAGAAAGATGCACAGGGGCTGTTTAATAACGTGATAGAAGAAACTGCAAGCAAGCTTGTCGAGTCCAGGAAAAGCAAGGTAAAGGCTTTAGTTGGTGCTTTTGAAACGGTGATCTTGCTCCAGGACGGCAAGCCTGCATCATCCACACCACAAGCTGGCAATTCACCAAACACATTTCATGATGATGAGGGAAAGGCACCTGAGCAAGCTGCATAG
- the LOC102718158 gene encoding remorin 1.4-like isoform X2: protein MDKDSKKPSFWVPRVGKGNKGGSRTPTIPPEENASLQIARMNSSDADGYDGAFAASIAAVAYAIAAQEEKLAAQKKPIPIDGQPTAPPLQPAIKRGESMKKATGGSKISRWFSGKEPVDEDEGPANVSVRRKDTISDQMVPPKKGSGSSGKLQDKKGSKKFDQEQVTQKAPSTVRPATSYHSRRNGDGTIGVTAVGAADTKTDEWEKAKLTSIREEYQKMIDTIAEWENEKKKELDRKRAKALEEYNQEITRINKIAGGARSMAEERKYNDEKKIKEKANKRRSTEKAPRTCACF from the exons ATGGACAAGGACTCGAAGAAGCCAAG TTTTTGGGTTCCTAGAGTAGGAAAGGGAAACAAAGGTGGTAGCCGGACTCCAACAATACCACCAGAGGAAAACGCATCTCTTCAAATAG CACGGATGAATAGCAGCGATGCCGATGGATATGACGGGGCATTTGCAGCCTCAATTGCTGCAGTGGCATATGCAATTGCTGCACAAGAAGAGAAGCTAGCAGCTCAGAAGAAGCCTATCCCCATTGACGGACAACCTActgctcctcctctccaaccTGCAATAAAGAGAGGTGAAAGCATGAAAAAGGCTACAGGAGGCAGCAAGATCTCAAGATGGTTTAGTGGCAAAGAGCCTGTTGACGAAGATGAGGGACCAG CCAATGTATCTGTGAGGAGAAAGGACACGATTTCAGATCAGATGGTGCCACCTAAGAAAGGTTCAGGTTCGTCAGGCAAATTGCAAGACAAGAAAGGGAGCAAGAAGTTTGACCAAGAGCAGGTGACCCAGAAGGCCCCATCCACTGTAAGGCCAGCAACATCGTATCATTCTAGACGGAATGGAGATGGCACTATTGGAGTAACTGCTGTTGGCGCAGCGGACACCAAAACTGATGAATGGGAGAAGGCAAAACTCACGAGCATTAGGGAAGA GTATCAGAAGATGATAGATACCATAGCTGAATGGGAGAATGAGAAGAAG AAGGAGTTGGACAGAAAGAGAGCAAAGGCACTGGAAGAGTACAACCAGGAAATAACAAGGATCAACAAAATTGCTGGAGGAGCAAGGTCAATGGCagaggaaagaaaatataatgatgagaagaaaatcaaagaaaaggcaaacaaAAGACGGTCAACAGAAAAGGCTCCCCGCACATGTGCTTGCTTTTAA
- the LOC102718158 gene encoding remorin-like isoform X1 has protein sequence MDKDSKKPSFWVPRVGKGNKGGSRTPTIPPEENASLQIARMNSSDADGYDGAFAASIAAVAYAIAAQEEKLAAQKKPIPIDGQPTAPPLQPAIKRGESMKKATGGSKISRWFSGKEPVDEDEGPANVSVRRKDTISDQMVPPKKGSGSSGKLQDKKGSKKFDQEQVTQKAPSTVRPATSYHSRRNGDGTIGVTAVGAADTKTDEWEKAKLTSIREEYQKMIDTIAEWENEKKVKAKRQKELKEKELDRKRAKALEEYNQEITRINKIAGGARSMAEERKYNDEKKIKEKANKRRSTEKAPRTCACF, from the exons ATGGACAAGGACTCGAAGAAGCCAAG TTTTTGGGTTCCTAGAGTAGGAAAGGGAAACAAAGGTGGTAGCCGGACTCCAACAATACCACCAGAGGAAAACGCATCTCTTCAAATAG CACGGATGAATAGCAGCGATGCCGATGGATATGACGGGGCATTTGCAGCCTCAATTGCTGCAGTGGCATATGCAATTGCTGCACAAGAAGAGAAGCTAGCAGCTCAGAAGAAGCCTATCCCCATTGACGGACAACCTActgctcctcctctccaaccTGCAATAAAGAGAGGTGAAAGCATGAAAAAGGCTACAGGAGGCAGCAAGATCTCAAGATGGTTTAGTGGCAAAGAGCCTGTTGACGAAGATGAGGGACCAG CCAATGTATCTGTGAGGAGAAAGGACACGATTTCAGATCAGATGGTGCCACCTAAGAAAGGTTCAGGTTCGTCAGGCAAATTGCAAGACAAGAAAGGGAGCAAGAAGTTTGACCAAGAGCAGGTGACCCAGAAGGCCCCATCCACTGTAAGGCCAGCAACATCGTATCATTCTAGACGGAATGGAGATGGCACTATTGGAGTAACTGCTGTTGGCGCAGCGGACACCAAAACTGATGAATGGGAGAAGGCAAAACTCACGAGCATTAGGGAAGA GTATCAGAAGATGATAGATACCATAGCTGAATGGGAGAATGAGAAGAAGGTGAAGGCCAAGCGCCAAAAAGAGCTAAAAGAg AAGGAGTTGGACAGAAAGAGAGCAAAGGCACTGGAAGAGTACAACCAGGAAATAACAAGGATCAACAAAATTGCTGGAGGAGCAAGGTCAATGGCagaggaaagaaaatataatgatgagaagaaaatcaaagaaaaggcaaacaaAAGACGGTCAACAGAAAAGGCTCCCCGCACATGTGCTTGCTTTTAA
- the LOC102718158 gene encoding remorin-like isoform X3, producing the protein MNSSDADGYDGAFAASIAAVAYAIAAQEEKLAAQKKPIPIDGQPTAPPLQPAIKRGESMKKATGGSKISRWFSGKEPVDEDEGPANVSVRRKDTISDQMVPPKKGSGSSGKLQDKKGSKKFDQEQVTQKAPSTVRPATSYHSRRNGDGTIGVTAVGAADTKTDEWEKAKLTSIREEYQKMIDTIAEWENEKKVKAKRQKELKEKELDRKRAKALEEYNQEITRINKIAGGARSMAEERKYNDEKKIKEKANKRRSTEKAPRTCACF; encoded by the exons ATGAATAGCAGCGATGCCGATGGATATGACGGGGCATTTGCAGCCTCAATTGCTGCAGTGGCATATGCAATTGCTGCACAAGAAGAGAAGCTAGCAGCTCAGAAGAAGCCTATCCCCATTGACGGACAACCTActgctcctcctctccaaccTGCAATAAAGAGAGGTGAAAGCATGAAAAAGGCTACAGGAGGCAGCAAGATCTCAAGATGGTTTAGTGGCAAAGAGCCTGTTGACGAAGATGAGGGACCAG CCAATGTATCTGTGAGGAGAAAGGACACGATTTCAGATCAGATGGTGCCACCTAAGAAAGGTTCAGGTTCGTCAGGCAAATTGCAAGACAAGAAAGGGAGCAAGAAGTTTGACCAAGAGCAGGTGACCCAGAAGGCCCCATCCACTGTAAGGCCAGCAACATCGTATCATTCTAGACGGAATGGAGATGGCACTATTGGAGTAACTGCTGTTGGCGCAGCGGACACCAAAACTGATGAATGGGAGAAGGCAAAACTCACGAGCATTAGGGAAGA GTATCAGAAGATGATAGATACCATAGCTGAATGGGAGAATGAGAAGAAGGTGAAGGCCAAGCGCCAAAAAGAGCTAAAAGAg AAGGAGTTGGACAGAAAGAGAGCAAAGGCACTGGAAGAGTACAACCAGGAAATAACAAGGATCAACAAAATTGCTGGAGGAGCAAGGTCAATGGCagaggaaagaaaatataatgatgagaagaaaatcaaagaaaaggcaaacaaAAGACGGTCAACAGAAAAGGCTCCCCGCACATGTGCTTGCTTTTAA
- the LOC102718439 gene encoding pentatricopeptide repeat-containing protein At3g29290, with protein MATVWSGCSTSFSQELPHSRGRRGCEGRGVRPWGGGGSRHVEAVGTVVVAARARVCRAAAPCVLEPDVTGNGEVGVGVRGTDGEPPAAGGGSDGPRRHGLRRRPVRPAAVEKALVGARSAAPASGAGSRPEVGGSRLHFLEERDEEMLSRRLIKLSQSNKVRSATELFDSMRASGLQPSAHGCNSLLACFVRKDYFADAMKVFGFMKEKGMATGHSYTLILKAVAGNEGYFAALKMFNEIEESDRNNVDVIVYNTMISVCGRAKDWRQVERLWRRLGENSFSGTLMTYDLLVSTFVQCGQSELAIDAYQEMIGSGIDPSEDVLKAIIASCTKEGKWEFALTTFRKMLGAGMKPSIIVFNSIINSLGKAGQDELAFRMYHLLTSSGLKPDQYTWSALLSALYRSGRCWDALDLFQGIKTKHSSLLNNHLYNIALMSCERLGQWEHALQLLWMMEKSDLQISAVSYNHVIGACEVARQPKIALQVYQRMTHQGCSPDTFTHLSVIRACIWGSLWNEVEDILEEVAPDSSVYNTVIHGLCLRDKIRLARKVYMKMRSIGLKPDGKTRSFMLQHFATD; from the exons ATGGCTACTGTGTGGAGCGGCTGTAGCACCAGCTTCAGCCAAGAACTGCCCCACTCGCGTGGAAGAAGAGGCTGCGAGGGGAGAGGAGTCCGTCCGTGGGGTGGAGGTGGAAGCCGCCATGTGGAAGCTGTAGGAACCGTGGTTGTCGCCGCCAGAGCGCGCGTGTGCAGGGCGGCGGCTCCGTGCGTTCTTGAGCCCGACGTCACCGGCAACGGGGAGGTCGGAGTCGGGGTCCGGGGCACGGATGGTGAACCGCCTGCCGCTGGCGGTGGCTCCGATGGTCCCCGGAGGCacgggctgcggcggcgccctgTGAGGCCGGCCGCGGTGGAGAAGGCCCTCGTCGGCGCGAGaagcgcggcgccggcgtcagGCGCGGGGAGCAGACCCGAGGTTGGCGGATCGAGGCTGCATTTCTTGGAGGAGAGGGATGAGGAGATGCTGTCCAGAAGGCTGATAAAGCTCAGCCAATCCAACAAGGTCAGGAGTGCCACCGAGCTGTTTGATTCAATGCGTGCATCAGGCTTGCAGCCGAGCGCGCATGGCTGCAACTCCCTTTTGGCTTGCTTTGTGCGAAAAGATTATTTCGCCGATGCAATGAAGGTATTTGGGTTCATGAAGGAGAAAGGGATGGCAACCGGGCATTCGTATACCTTGATACTCAAGGCCGTTGCAGGTAATGAGGGCTACTTTGCCGCGCTGAAAATGTTCAATGAAATCGAAGAGAGTGATCGGAATAATGTCGACGTGATCGTTTACAACACGATGATTTCTGTGTGTGGAAGAGCGAAGGACTGGAGGCAAGTGGAGAGACTTTGGAGAAGGCTAGGGGAGAATTCTTTTAGTGGAACCTTGATGACTTATGATTTGTTAGTTAGCACATTTGTCCAGTGTGGGCAGTCTGAGTTAGCAATCGATGCTTATCAGGAAATGATCGGAAGTGGGATTGATCCAAGTGAAGATGTACTAAAGGCGATCATCGCATCATGTACCAAAGAAGGGAAATGGGAGTTTGCGCTTACCACATTTCGGAAAATGTTGGGCGCCGGTATGAAACCTAGTATCATCGTGTTCAATTCAATAATCAACTCACTTGGTAAGGCTGGTCAAGATGAACTTGCCTTTAGGATGTATCATCTGTTAACATCTTCAGGCCTTAAGCCTGATCAATATACTTGGAGTGCTTTACTGTCAGCATTATATAGGTCTGGTCGTTGTTGGGATGCCCTAGATCTTTTTCAAGGAATTAAGACCAAGCATTCTTCCCTCTTAAATAACCATCTGTACAACATAGCTTTGATGTCCTGTGAAAGACTTGGTCAGTGGGAACATGCGTTGCAATTGTTATGGATGATGGAAAAAAGTGACCTGCAAATATCGGCAGTTTCTTACAATCATGTGATAGGTGCTTGTGAAGTTGCTAGGCAGCCAAAAATTGCTCTGCAAGTGTACCAGCGCATGACTCATCAAGGGTGTTCACCAGACACATTCACACATTTATCTGTTATAAGAGCTTGCATATGGGGATCTCTTTGGAATGAAGTCGAGGATATCTTGGAG GAGGTCGCTCCAGACTCCTCGGTCTACAACACAGTAATCCACGGGCTTTGTTTGCGAGACAAGATCAGATTAGCCAGGAAGGTGTACATGAAAATGCGGAGCATTGGGCTGAAACCAGATGGCAAGACCAGATCGTTCATGCTGCAGCATTTTGCAACGGACTAA
- the LOC102718721 gene encoding heparanase-like protein 2 has protein sequence MAVRLLLLVFICLHAPRWAWAQQPEEAATVIVKGSSKIAETDKNYVCATIDWWPPEKCNYNQCPWGQSSILNLDLDHPFLAQAIQAFDNLRIRLGGSLQDRVVYDVGTNSPCTPFTNISNGLFGFSVGCLSMDRWDKLNDLFQKTGAIITFGLNALYGRYNVRRSFWAGKWNSTNAYDFVKYTISKGYPVDSWEYGNELSGHGIGARVDATLYGKDAIELKSIFRQLYKAPLSQPFLLAPGGFFDQQWYSQLLQTSGHGVVSALTHHIYNLGGGNDAHLIRKILDPKYLDRSEDSYRDMQLTLQRHGTWASAWVSESGGVFNNGGELVSNTFINSIWYLDQLGMASKYNTKVFCRQTLIGGHYGLLDTQTFLPNPDYYSALLWHRLMGSGVLSVDINASRKLRAYAHCRKQQQGITLLLINLSNTTGYNVTLQNDINVSLDRTANLQRRHASFSHGLRRAVSWLGRMPSSDGDGGVARREEYHLTAKDGDLQSRTMLLNGAPLELLDDGGVPAMNPVRAAVDSPVYLAPTSIAFVVLPMFEAKTCS, from the exons ATGGCGGTGAGGCTGCTGCTTCTTGTGTTCATATGTCTGCATGCTCCTCGTTGGGCCTGGGCTCAGCAGCCAGAGGAAGCGGCGACGGTCATAGTTAAAGGATCATCAAAAATTGCTGAAACGgataaaaattatgtatgtGCTACAATTGATTGGTGGCCGCCAGAGAAATGCAACTATAATCAATGTCCATGGGGCCAATCTTCAATCCTAAACTTG GATTTGGATCATCCCTTCCTGGCTCAAGCCATTCAAG CATTTGATAATTTGAGGATTAGACTGGGAGGCTCTTTGCAAGACCGAGTTGTTTATGATGTGGGTACAAATAGTCCATGCACCCCATTCAcaaacatatcaaatggtTTATTTGGTTTCTCAGTTGGTTGCCTAAGTATGGATAGGTGGGACAAACTGAATGATCTATTTCAAAAAACAGG TGCAATTATCACATTTGGTCTGAATGCGCTCTATGGGAGGTACAATGTCCGTCGTTCTTTCTGGGCAGGCAAATGGAACTCTACAAATGCATATGATTTTGTAAAATACACAATCTCGAAGGGATATCCAGTTGACTCATGGGAATATG gTAATGAACTGAGCGGACATGGAATCGGGGCAAGAGTTGATGCTACACTTTATGGAAAGGATGCAATTGAGCTTAAATCCATCTTTCGTCAGTTGTATAAGGCACCACTCTCTCAGCCATTCCTGTTAGCCCCTGGAGGATTCTTTGATCAGCAATGGTACTCTCAACTACTTCAGACTTCAGGCCATGGTGTTGTCAGTGCCTTGacacatcatatttataatctTGGTGGAG GAAATGATGCCCACCTTATAAGGAAGATATTAGATCCAAAGTACTTAGACCGTTCAGAAGATTCATATAGGGATATGCAGCTCACCCTTCAAAGGCATGGAACATGGGCTTCTGCCTGGGTCAGCGAAAGTGGAGGTGTATTCAACAATGGTGGTGAACTTGTGTCAAACACTTTCATCAATAGCATCTG gTATCTCGATCAACTTGGAATGGCGTCTAAGTACAATACAAAAGTATTCTGCAGGCAGACTCTAATTGGTGGCCACTATGGTCTACTTGACACCCAAACTTTTTTACCAAATCCTGATTACTACAG CGCTCTGCTTTGGCATCGGCTTATGGGCAGTGGAGTTCTTTCAGTTGATATCAATGCCTCACGTAAACTGCGTGCTTATGCTCATTGCAGGAAACAGCAG caaGGCATCACCCTCCTGCTGATCAACCTGAGCAACACGACCGGATACAACGTCACCCTCCAGAACGACATCAATGTCAGCCTCGACAGAACAGCCAACCTCCAGAGGCGGCACGCCTCGTTCTCCCACGGCCTCAGGAGGGCGGTCTCATGGCTGGGGCGCATGCCCtcgagcgacggcgacggcggcgtcgcgaggagggaggagtaCCATCTGACGGCCAAGGACGGCGACCTCCAGAGCAGGACGATGCTGCTCAACGGCGCGCCGCTCGAGCTcctggacgacggcggcgttcCGGCGATGAACCCcgtgcgcgccgccgtcgactcGCCGGTGTACCTTGCGCCGACGTCGATCGCCTTTGTCGTTCTTCCGATGTTCGAGGCTAAGACCTGCTCCTGA
- the LOC102702180 gene encoding probable galacturonosyltransferase 14: MQLRISPSMRSITISSSNGVVDSMKVRVAPQPPPPPPPLALREGPGRRGGGGGGGGGGWWGAGWYWRAVAFPAVVALGCLLPFAFILAAVPALEADGSKCSSIDCLGRRIGPSFLGRQGGDSTRLVQDLYRIFDQVNNEESPSDKRIPESFRDFLLEMKDNRYDARTFAVRLKATMENMDKEVKKSRLAEQLYKHFAATAIPKGIHCLSLRLTDEYSSNAHARKQLPPPELLPLLSDNSFQHYILASDNILAASVVVSSTVRSSSAPHKLVFHVITDKKTYPGMHSWFALNSISPAIVEVKGVHQFDWLTRENVPVLEAIENHRGVRNHYHGDHGAVSSASDNPRVLASKLQARSPKYISLLNHLRIYLPELFPNLNKVVFLDDDIVIQRDLSPLWKINLEGKVNGAVETCRGEDSWVMSKRFRTYFNFSHPVIARSLDPDECAWAYGMNIFDLAEWRKTNIRDTYHFWLKENLKSGLTLWKFGTLPPALIAFRGHVHGIDPSWHMLGLGYQENTDIESVRRSAVIHYNGQCKPWLDIAFKNLQPFWTKHVNYSNDFIRNCHILEPQYDKE, translated from the exons ATGCAGCTGCGGATCTCGCCGAGCATGCGCAGCATCACCATCTCGAGCAGCAATGGCGTCGTGGACTCGATGAAGGTGCGGGTGGCGCCGcagccgcccccgccgccgccgccgctcgcgctGCGGGAGGGGCcgggccggcgcggcgggggaggaggaggagggggaggtgggtggTGGGGGGCGGGGTGGTACTGGCGGGCCGTGGCGTTCCCGGCCGTCGTGGCGCTCGGCTGCCTCCTGCCCTTCGCCTTCATCCTCGCCGCGGTGCCGGCGCTCGAGGCCGACGGCAGCAAGTGCTCCTCCATCG atTGCTTGGGGAGGCGAATAGGGCCTAGTTTCCTTGGTAGGCAAGGGGGTGATTCTACG AGGCTGGTGCAAGATCTGTATAGGATTTTTGATCAGGTTAACAATGAAGAATCTCCTTCTGATAAAAGAATTCCAGAATCATTCAGAGACTTTCTCCTTGAGATGAAGGATAATCGTTACGATGCTAGGACATTTGCTGTTAGGTTGAAGGCTACG ATGGAAAACATGGATAAGGAAGTAAAGAAGTCAAGGCTGGCAGAGCAATTATACAAACATTTTGCTGCAACTGCTATTCCCAAAGGCATACATTGCCTGTCTCTGCGTCTTACGGATGAATATTCCTCAAATGCTCATGCACGGAAACAGTTGCCACCACCTGAACTGTTACCTTTACTTTCTGATAATTCATTCCAACATTACATTCTAGCCAGTGATAATATCCTTGCTGCTTCAGTTGTTGTCAGCTCAACAGTTCGATCTTCATCAGCTCCTCATAAATTAGTCTTTCATGTTATTACTGATAAGAAAACGTATCCGGGGATGCATTCATGGTTTGCTCTTAATTCTATATCACCTGCTATTGTTGAAGTGAAAGGTGTTCACCAGTTTGACTGGTTGACAAGAGAAAATGTCCCAGTACTAGAGGCTATAGAAAATCATCGTGGAGTCAGAAATCACTACCATGGAGATCATGGGGCAGTTTCTAGTGCAAGTGACAATCCAAGAGTGCTTGCTTCAAAGCTGCAGGCTCGAAGTCCCAAATACATATCCCTGCTTAACCATCTCCGAATTTATTTGCCCGAG CTCTTTCCAAACCTCAACAAGGTGGTCTTTCTTGATGATGACATTGTTATTCAGCGTGATTTGTCTCCCCTTTGGAAGATCAATCTTGAAGGGAAGGTGAATGGTGCTGTGGAGACTTGCAGAGGAGAAGACAGTTGGGTGATGTCTAAGCGCTTCAGGACATATTTCAACTTCTCTCACCCTGTGATAGCTCGGAGTCTTGACCCAGATGAATGTGCATGGGCATATGGGATGAATATATTTGACCTGGCAGAATGGAGGAAGACAAACATCAGAGATACATACCATTTCTGGTTGAAAGAG AATCTAAAATCTGGTCTTACACTCTGGAAATTTGGCACGTTGCCACCCGCACTAATAGCATTCAGGGGCCACGTGCATGGTATAGACCCATCTTGGCACATGCTTGGTTTAGGATACCAAGAAAATACAGACATTGAGAGTGTTCGGAGATCTGCAGTGATCCACTACAATGGCCAGTGCAAGCCATGGCTAGATATCGCTTTTAAGAACCTACAACCATTTTGGACGAAACACGTAAATTACTCCAATGACTTTATTAGAAACTGCCATATTCTGGAGCCCCAATATGATAAAGAGTGA